Proteins from one Malaya genurostris strain Urasoe2022 chromosome 2, Malgen_1.1, whole genome shotgun sequence genomic window:
- the LOC131428636 gene encoding uncharacterized protein LOC131428636 — protein sequence MHVFVDASEGAYSSAVYLRTLKDNGEPQCSLIAAKSKVAPLKPWSIPKLELQACVLGMRLSKFVKENIDVPVSKIIFWTDSRTALAWIYADPRNYRQFVSFRVSEILEDTAKSDWRWVPSKSNPADEATKWGSGPYFNRSSKWFHGPQFLCLPDAEWPCSEKSIPATTEELRASVLHHCSFEPTIKFDRFSSWERLQRVTAHVLRFLRNIAKKQQRCTGHLQQSELKAVEQTILKLVQREIYPDEIAALSNGAPNETGQEVIGKNSSIYRMMPVLDENGVLRERGRIGAAKEVSYDIRYPVILPRKHHVTELLVNKFHRFYRHGNVETVVNEIRQQYVIPRLSVLQSS from the coding sequence ATGCATGTGTTTGTTGACGCAAGCGAAGGAGCATATTCGAGTGCAGTCTATCTACGCACTCTCAAAGATAACGGAGAACCACAGTGTAGTCTCATCGCAGCTAAATCGAAAGTCGCTCCTTTGAAACCATGGTCGATTCCAAAGCTTGAGTTGCAGGCCTGTGTTCTGGGCATGCGCCTGTCCAAATTCGTTAAGGAGAATATCGATGTTCCTGTctctaaaataattttctggACCGATTCCAGAACCGCACTGGCCTGGATCTACGCTGACCCCCGTAACTATCGACAGTTCGTGTCCTTCAGAGTGAGCGAGATACTGGAAGATACAGCCAAAAGTGATTGGCGTTGGGTACCATCCAAATCGAACCCTGCAGACGAGGCAACGAAATGGGGAAGCGGGCCGTATTTCAACAGAAGTAGTAAGTGGTTTCATGGACCGCAATTCCTATGTCTTCCGGACGCTGAATGGCCTTGCTCGGAAAAATCGATACCGGCTACAACAGAAGAACTGCGCGCATCTGTTCTGCATCATTGTTCGTTCGAACCTACAATTAAATTTGATCGTTTTTCCTCCTGGGAGAGATTGCAACGTGTGACAGCACACGTATTACGATTTCTACGGAATATAGCTAAGAAGCAGCAGCGGTGCACGGGACACCTTCAACAGTCAGAACTGAAAGCAGTTGAGCAGACTATTCTCAAGTTAGTGCAACGCGAAATCTACCCGGACGAGATAGCAGCTTTATCAAACGGAGCGCCGAACGAAACCGGACAAGAAGTCATCGGAAAGAACAGTTCCATCTACCGTATGATGCCAGTACTTGACGAAAATGGTGTGCTGAGAGAACGAGGCAGAATCGGAGCAGCAAAAGAAGTTTCGTACGACATCCGTTATCCCGTGATCCTTCCAAGAAAGCATCATGTCACCGAACTTCTGGTAAATAAATTTCATCGCTTCTATCGTCACGGTAACGTCGAAACAGTCGTCAACGAAATTCGTCAACAGTACGTCATTCCGCGGCTGTCAGTTCTGCAAAGTTCGTAG